In the genome of Persephonella sp. KM09-Lau-8, one region contains:
- the nadC gene encoding carboxylating nicotinate-nucleotide diphosphorylase produces the protein MLDRLFIRKKIEEFLLEDIGYQDLTTDNLDVDKDVEAVLIAKDEGILAGVDIALEVFNVLNPDIKMEKYKNDGDKFQKGDQIIKLSGSGKSILKGERVFLNLVQKLSGIATTTNKYVQKLKGTSVKLLDTRKTTPGLRAFEKYAVRVGGGHNHRFALYDMVMIKDNHIALVGSITEAVKQIKSKVSPMVKIEVEVSSLDEFKEALKTEADIIMLDNMDIKQIKKAVEINQGRKKLEVSGNITLDNIEEYAKTGVDFISTGAVIHSSKWLDLSLKFK, from the coding sequence ATGTTAGACAGATTATTTATAAGAAAAAAGATAGAAGAATTTTTACTTGAGGATATAGGATACCAGGATTTAACCACCGATAATCTGGATGTGGATAAGGATGTAGAAGCTGTTTTAATTGCCAAAGATGAAGGTATTCTTGCAGGTGTTGATATAGCTCTTGAGGTTTTTAATGTTTTAAACCCTGATATAAAAATGGAAAAATATAAAAATGATGGGGATAAGTTCCAGAAAGGCGACCAAATCATAAAACTCTCAGGAAGTGGAAAATCAATTTTAAAAGGGGAAAGGGTTTTTTTAAACCTTGTCCAAAAACTTTCAGGAATAGCAACAACCACAAACAAGTATGTCCAGAAGTTAAAAGGAACTTCTGTTAAACTTCTTGATACAAGAAAAACAACACCAGGCTTAAGAGCATTTGAAAAATATGCCGTTAGAGTTGGCGGAGGGCATAACCACAGATTTGCCCTTTATGATATGGTAATGATAAAAGATAATCATATAGCACTGGTAGGAAGTATAACAGAAGCAGTAAAACAGATAAAATCAAAGGTTTCACCTATGGTAAAAATAGAGGTGGAAGTTTCATCCCTTGATGAGTTTAAAGAGGCTCTAAAGACTGAAGCAGATATAATTATGCTTGATAATATGGATATTAAACAGATAAAAAAGGCTGTGGAGATAAATCAAGGTAGAAAAAAACTTGAAGTTTCAGGAAATATAACACTTGATAACATTGAGGAGTATGCAAAAACTGGAGTTGATTTTATATCAACCGGTGCAGTTATCCATTCAAGTAAATGGCTGGATTTAAGTCTAAAATTCAAATAA
- the leuB gene encoding 3-isopropylmalate dehydrogenase has translation MKKSCKITVLPGDGIGPEIMESAIEVLNAISKKYGINFEFHEALIGGAAIDATGNPLPEETLELAKKSDAVLLAAVGGEKWDNLPTDKRPEKGLLRIRKELDLFANLRPGKAYTALLDASPLKETLIKGVDLLVIRELTGGIYFGEPRGIEERNGEKVGYNTMIYYEHEIKRIAKLAFEMARMRRKKVTSVDKANVLEVSAVWREVVTEVHADYQDVELEHMYVDNCAMQLVRRPKDFDVIVTGNLFGDILSDEAGALTGSLGMLPSASIGERYALYEPVHGSAPDIAGQGIANPIAMILSAAMMLEITCKLPEAARDIEKAIDKVLEEGYRTGDIWAPGTKRVNTKEITEAIIQNL, from the coding sequence ATGAAAAAAAGCTGCAAGATTACGGTTTTACCGGGAGATGGTATTGGACCGGAAATAATGGAGTCTGCTATTGAGGTATTAAATGCTATTTCTAAAAAATACGGAATAAATTTTGAATTCCATGAGGCGTTGATAGGCGGAGCTGCAATAGACGCAACAGGAAATCCCCTTCCAGAAGAAACCCTTGAGCTTGCTAAAAAAAGTGATGCTGTTTTACTGGCAGCTGTAGGTGGAGAAAAATGGGATAACCTGCCTACAGATAAAAGACCTGAAAAAGGACTTCTCAGAATAAGAAAGGAATTAGACCTATTTGCAAATCTCAGACCGGGAAAGGCATATACAGCATTGCTGGATGCGTCCCCACTGAAAGAAACTCTTATTAAAGGCGTTGACCTTCTTGTTATAAGAGAGCTTACAGGTGGGATATATTTCGGAGAGCCAAGGGGAATAGAAGAGAGAAATGGTGAAAAAGTTGGATACAACACAATGATATATTACGAGCACGAGATTAAAAGAATTGCAAAGCTTGCCTTTGAGATGGCAAGAATGAGAAGAAAAAAAGTTACAAGTGTTGATAAAGCAAATGTTCTTGAGGTGTCTGCTGTATGGAGAGAAGTAGTAACTGAAGTTCACGCTGATTATCAGGATGTAGAACTGGAACACATGTATGTTGACAACTGTGCAATGCAGCTTGTTAGAAGACCAAAGGATTTTGATGTAATCGTTACTGGAAACCTTTTTGGAGATATTCTCTCTGACGAAGCTGGAGCTTTAACAGGTTCACTGGGAATGCTCCCATCTGCAAGTATCGGAGAAAGATATGCCCTTTATGAACCTGTTCACGGTTCTGCACCGGATATTGCAGGACAGGGAATAGCAAATCCAATAGCCATGATACTTTCTGCAGCAATGATGCTGGAAATAACCTGTAAACTTCCAGAAGCTGCAAGGGATATCGAAAAGGCTATAGATAAAGTGCTGGAAGAAGGCTACAGAACAGGAGATATCTGGGCTCCAGGAACAAAAAGGGTTAATACAAAGGAAATAACAGAGGCGATTATTCAGAATTTATGA
- a CDS encoding cytochrome-c peroxidase, giving the protein MKKAWLISFLFFNMSFAFEAVQPLPTTVKYDRAKAELGKILFHDPSLSKDGKVSCATCHDLYTKCGTDQKPVSTGFAGKKGTVNSPTVFNAAFNFRQFWNGRAKDLKEQLIDPITNPVEMNTTPEEIEEKLNKNPFYRKKFKEIYHTNRIKFEHVADAIVEFEKALITPNSRFDRYLRGLVKLSPEEEEGFKLFKRLGCISCHNGVNFGGNSFQKLGVVIPYPWKPTNPDRYQITRREEDKNVYKVPSLRNITCTYPYLHDGSVSDLKAVVKIMAKYNLGIDIADEDIEKIIAFLETLKGKLPSILTEESE; this is encoded by the coding sequence ATGAAAAAAGCATGGCTGATATCTTTTCTATTTTTTAATATGAGTTTTGCTTTTGAAGCAGTTCAGCCTTTGCCTACCACAGTTAAATATGACAGGGCAAAGGCTGAACTTGGAAAAATTCTCTTCCATGATCCATCTCTATCAAAAGATGGCAAGGTATCCTGTGCAACCTGTCATGACCTTTATACAAAATGTGGAACAGACCAGAAACCTGTATCAACAGGTTTTGCAGGAAAAAAAGGAACAGTTAATTCACCTACAGTTTTTAATGCAGCTTTTAATTTCAGGCAGTTCTGGAATGGTAGAGCTAAAGATTTAAAAGAACAACTGATAGATCCTATTACCAATCCTGTTGAAATGAATACCACTCCAGAAGAAATAGAAGAAAAACTGAATAAAAATCCTTTTTACAGAAAAAAGTTTAAAGAGATATACCATACAAACAGAATAAAATTTGAACATGTTGCAGACGCAATTGTTGAGTTTGAAAAAGCACTTATAACGCCAAACAGTAGATTTGATAGATATCTTAGAGGTCTTGTAAAGCTTTCTCCGGAAGAAGAAGAAGGATTTAAATTGTTCAAAAGACTGGGATGTATTTCCTGTCATAATGGCGTCAATTTTGGAGGAAATTCATTTCAAAAACTTGGAGTGGTAATTCCTTACCCCTGGAAACCGACAAATCCTGATAGATACCAGATTACCAGAAGGGAAGAAGACAAAAATGTATATAAAGTTCCTTCCCTCAGAAATATAACTTGCACCTATCCTTATCTTCATGATGGAAGTGTTTCCGATTTAAAGGCCGTTGTTAAGATAATGGCTAAATATAATCTTGGAATAGATATAGCCGATGAAGATATTGAAAAAATAATTGCATTTTTAGAAACACTAAAAGGGAAACTTCCATCAATACTTACAGAGGAAAGTGAGTGA
- a CDS encoding EAL domain-containing protein, translating into MRKVYFVLFLAIIVTAAFLYSSKKTFDYTETASNVLFNLKRLEKNEFRLESEILKSKFFLYYDYNKIYQPILEIKSIIKQLKNGHLKNKIHKNTYILLEKYEDKIHEKENDIFKFETLNSAIKNSQIYIPELSLKYLQLNSNLDISYYLLVNKAVSTIFLLQNSMDMNFISDLKIYYEMLKNYNLEDNPELEQFHKTFLLHLRVILKNFPIYQQEFKKLIDNKEDLKLLSQMRSSFLKESQTEARTIITFNFGIGVVFLSVLAYLAFLLVKLDINNETLKALKEDLSKRLITDDLTGLPNRKAFFEAKQNYKEPTFILINIDNFKHINDLYGSSTGDQLLIELGQFIKDKVEKLNAKVFRLGADDFGVLFEDRKDELEKIVETLIQEIENNAFLLKIKKNNKVILLEISINVSAGVSFISPLLETADMVLKHAKENRKKYLIYREDMQLYKHIQQNLNLIDTIKNALQNRKVFLVYQPILDNRTGNIVEYECLVRIEDQNGNIISPAQFLPVAKESKYYSQITKEVIKQAFNQFKNTSVMFSINLSAEDIIDKGIKEYIYEMLKKHPEIAERLTFEILESESIHNYEEVQEFIKNVKAAGVRIAIDDFGSGYSNFARIVELDPDFIKIDGSLIKKLPYDIYVQIVVSTIVDFSRKLGIKTVAEFVYNEDVFSTVKSMGIDYSQGYYIGKPSQECCPPEKSS; encoded by the coding sequence GTGAGGAAAGTTTATTTCGTGCTTTTTCTTGCTATAATTGTAACAGCTGCTTTTCTGTATTCTTCTAAGAAAACTTTTGATTATACAGAAACAGCCTCAAATGTATTATTTAATCTTAAAAGACTCGAAAAAAATGAATTTAGACTGGAAAGTGAAATTTTAAAGAGTAAGTTTTTCCTCTACTATGACTACAATAAAATCTATCAGCCTATACTGGAAATAAAAAGTATTATAAAGCAGCTAAAAAATGGTCATTTAAAAAATAAAATTCACAAAAACACATATATACTTTTGGAAAAATACGAAGACAAAATTCATGAAAAAGAAAATGATATTTTTAAATTTGAAACTCTTAATTCTGCTATAAAAAACTCCCAAATATATATACCTGAATTGTCCTTAAAATATCTACAGCTTAATTCCAATCTGGATATATCATACTATCTTCTTGTAAACAAAGCAGTTTCTACAATTTTTTTACTTCAAAATAGCATGGATATGAACTTTATATCTGACCTAAAGATATATTATGAAATGCTTAAAAATTATAATCTTGAAGATAATCCAGAGTTGGAGCAGTTTCATAAAACATTTTTACTTCATCTGAGGGTTATTTTAAAAAATTTTCCCATTTACCAGCAGGAATTTAAAAAATTGATAGACAACAAAGAGGATCTTAAGCTGTTATCCCAGATGAGAAGCAGTTTTCTAAAAGAAAGTCAGACAGAAGCAAGGACTATAATTACTTTTAATTTTGGAATAGGGGTAGTTTTCCTTTCTGTATTGGCATATCTGGCATTTTTACTCGTAAAGTTAGATATAAATAATGAAACTCTTAAGGCTTTAAAGGAAGATTTAAGTAAAAGGTTAATAACAGATGATCTAACAGGTTTGCCAAATAGAAAGGCCTTTTTTGAGGCAAAACAAAATTATAAAGAGCCAACTTTTATATTGATAAATATTGATAACTTCAAACATATAAATGATCTTTATGGTTCTTCTACAGGAGATCAGTTACTTATAGAGTTAGGACAGTTTATAAAAGATAAGGTGGAAAAGCTTAATGCCAAAGTTTTTAGGCTCGGTGCAGATGATTTTGGAGTATTATTTGAAGATAGAAAGGATGAGTTAGAGAAAATAGTTGAAACTCTCATACAGGAAATTGAAAATAACGCGTTTTTACTGAAAATAAAAAAGAACAATAAAGTAATACTCCTTGAGATTTCCATAAATGTTTCAGCAGGAGTCTCCTTTATTTCTCCACTTCTTGAAACAGCGGATATGGTTCTCAAACATGCTAAAGAAAACAGGAAAAAGTATCTAATATACAGAGAAGATATGCAACTTTACAAACATATTCAGCAAAACCTTAATCTTATAGATACAATAAAAAATGCACTTCAAAATAGGAAGGTATTTCTTGTTTATCAACCTATATTGGATAACAGGACAGGTAATATTGTAGAGTATGAATGTTTAGTTCGGATTGAAGACCAGAATGGCAATATTATATCTCCTGCACAATTTTTACCTGTGGCAAAAGAATCCAAATACTACAGTCAGATAACAAAAGAGGTAATAAAGCAGGCATTTAATCAGTTTAAGAATACCAGTGTTATGTTTTCTATAAATCTTTCAGCTGAAGATATTATAGATAAAGGAATAAAAGAGTATATATATGAAATGCTAAAAAAACATCCAGAAATTGCTGAAAGACTTACATTTGAGATTTTAGAAAGTGAGAGTATTCACAACTATGAAGAAGTTCAGGAATTTATAAAAAATGTTAAAGCCGCAGGGGTAAGAATTGCCATTGATGATTTTGGTAGTGGTTATTCTAACTTTGCAAGAATTGTTGAGCTTGACCCTGATTTTATAAAAATAGATGGCTCTCTTATTAAAAAGCTGCCTTATGATATATACGTTCAGATTGTTGTTTCTACAATTGTCGACTTCTCCAGAAAGCTAGGAATAAAAACAGTTGCAGAATTTGTTTACAATGAGGATGTCTTTTCTACAGTAAAATCAATGGGAATAGATTACTCTCAGGGGTATTATATAGGAAAACCTTCTCAGGAGTGTTGCCCTCCTGAAAAAAGTTCATAG
- a CDS encoding TIGR01212 family radical SAM protein (This family includes YhcC from E. coli K-12, an uncharacterized radical SAM protein.), which translates to MIKFNQYLKEKYGGRIQKISIDAGFTCPNRDGNVAFGGCTFCNNTSFSPYAMTRQSVEEQIEKSMEFYSKRFKNLKGYIAYFQAFTNTYAPVDKLKEIYDKAMEYPEIIGMSIGTRPDVVPEPVLDLIASYTVDKPEIWIEYGLQTANIKTLRNINRGHGVSEFVDAVLRTKKRPNIKICAHMIVGLPGDEYEDYIETAKLIAALPIDGIKIHPLHVVKHTVMAKQYENGEFGLLDLEEYASIVADILEVLPDDIIVHRLTGEASEDELIAPDWCAPKRKMDVLTAIENAIQKKKESKKLLII; encoded by the coding sequence ATGATAAAGTTTAACCAGTATCTAAAAGAAAAATACGGTGGCAGAATTCAAAAAATCTCTATAGATGCAGGATTTACCTGTCCCAACAGAGATGGTAATGTTGCCTTTGGTGGCTGCACATTTTGTAATAATACATCTTTCAGTCCTTATGCGATGACTCGCCAGTCTGTTGAAGAACAGATAGAAAAATCAATGGAGTTTTACTCAAAGAGATTTAAAAATCTAAAGGGATATATAGCCTATTTTCAGGCTTTTACAAACACCTATGCACCTGTTGATAAGCTAAAAGAAATATACGATAAAGCAATGGAATACCCTGAAATTATAGGAATGTCCATTGGGACAAGACCAGATGTGGTTCCTGAACCTGTTCTGGATTTGATTGCAAGCTATACGGTAGATAAACCAGAAATATGGATTGAGTATGGCCTTCAGACTGCAAATATAAAAACCCTTAGAAATATAAACAGAGGACATGGAGTTTCTGAATTTGTTGACGCAGTTTTAAGAACCAAAAAAAGACCAAATATAAAAATATGTGCCCATATGATTGTTGGACTTCCTGGAGACGAATATGAGGATTACATAGAAACAGCTAAACTGATAGCAGCACTTCCAATTGATGGTATCAAAATTCATCCTCTTCATGTTGTTAAACATACGGTTATGGCAAAACAGTATGAAAACGGGGAGTTTGGGCTTCTTGATCTTGAAGAGTATGCAAGCATTGTGGCAGACATTCTGGAAGTTTTACCTGATGATATTATTGTCCACAGGCTTACAGGTGAAGCCAGCGAAGATGAGCTTATTGCTCCAGACTGGTGTGCTCCAAAAAGAAAAATGGATGTGCTTACAGCCATAGAAAATGCAATTCAGAAGAAAAAGGAAAGCAAGAAACTGCTTATTATTTAA
- a CDS encoding DEAD/DEAH box helicase, with amino-acid sequence METLKYYKNKIAYTKILPPVEAQYDEFDFENKKIEKFLQEKNIRLYSHQVKGLKLVKEGKNIVVTTPTASGKSFIYILSVLERLHQNPESKAIVVFPLKALARDQYGKIMDLIFETGINATVEVYDGDTPRDKRQEIKRNPPNFLITTPDLLNVGILPYHTGWASFFEELEFVVLDEIHAYRGVLGSHISNIIRRLKRIIGYYRSKKPVFIMNSATIHNPAGFASKLIQDEVMEISKSGAPLPEREVQIFRGLRNNEKAELIANTVIEDISTIVFVDSRKEAEILALRVKDILKKKGREDLVDKVSPYRSGYTPAERREIEFKLLTRNILSVISTSALEMGIDIGDLEGCILIGYPGTLAQVWQRFGRAGRRDKKAYNILVPKRDALDQYFVKNPEELFYRQMEEPVINPQNRYILKKHLPVMASEIPIKLNELSEEEKEVARELYKEKKLRFANNKLYASRQEPFSIRSAGESFKIVESISGRTIGDISGDIVIYEAHPGAVYLHNGEKFIVEHLDMDNNTVYVVRSEVSYITEPLKESEIEIVQITDSRKKGNIEIFQGKVKVKTTVIGYSMRDMEFDEKLKDEIFDVNNFLSKEFETIAFWWTMPPEWEEEIIYKNAKHNARLIEEFVFKKGRLYEGKYIYHDLVFENLLKFRKEGDIDAFHFAIKAIESLSAKLHEKEKEELKEYIKRIKERKNGFLGALHGVEHALIGIYPLYAMNDRWDIGGLSTPFFAETGKPTIFIYDGYEGGVGYSEVGFRKLEEMMESTYKTISKCSCIAGCPSCIYSPKCGNSNDYLDKTASILLSHKILKEFNK; translated from the coding sequence ATGGAAACACTGAAGTATTACAAAAATAAAATAGCTTATACGAAAATTCTTCCCCCTGTGGAAGCCCAATATGATGAATTTGATTTTGAAAATAAAAAAATAGAAAAATTCCTGCAGGAAAAAAATATCAGACTGTATTCCCATCAGGTTAAGGGTCTTAAACTGGTCAAAGAAGGCAAAAATATTGTTGTAACCACACCAACAGCCTCAGGAAAATCATTTATCTATATACTTTCTGTTTTAGAAAGGCTACACCAAAACCCAGAAAGCAAAGCTATAGTGGTTTTTCCACTGAAAGCCCTTGCCAGAGACCAGTATGGAAAGATAATGGATTTAATCTTTGAAACAGGTATAAATGCGACTGTAGAGGTGTATGATGGAGACACACCGAGAGATAAAAGGCAGGAAATAAAAAGAAATCCCCCTAATTTTTTAATTACTACCCCTGACTTGCTTAATGTTGGTATTCTGCCTTATCATACAGGATGGGCTTCATTTTTTGAGGAGCTTGAATTTGTAGTCCTTGATGAGATACATGCCTACAGAGGTGTTTTAGGCTCCCATATATCAAATATAATCAGAAGGTTAAAAAGGATAATCGGATATTACAGGAGTAAAAAACCTGTTTTTATAATGAACTCTGCCACAATACACAACCCTGCAGGATTTGCCTCTAAACTTATTCAGGATGAGGTTATGGAGATTTCAAAATCAGGGGCACCGCTACCAGAAAGGGAAGTCCAGATTTTTAGAGGTTTGAGAAACAACGAAAAAGCAGAGCTAATAGCAAATACAGTCATAGAGGACATATCAACAATAGTTTTTGTTGATAGTAGAAAAGAGGCTGAGATACTTGCCCTCAGGGTAAAGGATATCCTGAAGAAAAAAGGTAGGGAAGACCTTGTTGATAAGGTAAGCCCTTATCGGTCAGGTTATACTCCTGCAGAAAGGCGAGAGATAGAGTTTAAACTTCTGACAAGAAATATTCTCTCTGTAATATCCACAAGTGCCCTTGAGATGGGAATTGATATTGGAGACCTTGAAGGCTGCATACTGATTGGTTATCCAGGAACACTGGCACAGGTATGGCAGAGATTTGGAAGGGCAGGAAGAAGGGATAAAAAAGCCTATAATATCCTGGTTCCTAAAAGAGATGCCCTTGACCAGTATTTTGTAAAAAATCCTGAGGAACTATTCTACAGACAGATGGAAGAGCCTGTTATTAATCCCCAGAACAGATACATTCTGAAAAAACATCTGCCTGTAATGGCATCTGAAATTCCTATAAAACTAAATGAGCTTTCAGAAGAAGAAAAGGAAGTTGCACGAGAGCTTTATAAAGAAAAAAAACTCAGATTTGCAAATAACAAGCTATATGCCAGCAGACAGGAACCTTTCAGCATAAGGTCTGCAGGTGAGAGTTTTAAGATAGTAGAAAGTATTTCTGGCAGAACAATAGGAGATATATCCGGAGATATTGTTATTTATGAAGCACATCCAGGGGCAGTTTATTTACACAACGGAGAAAAGTTTATTGTTGAACATTTAGATATGGATAATAACACCGTTTATGTGGTCAGGTCAGAGGTTTCTTATATAACAGAGCCACTAAAAGAATCAGAAATAGAAATAGTTCAGATAACAGATAGCAGGAAAAAAGGAAATATAGAGATATTTCAGGGAAAAGTAAAGGTCAAAACAACAGTTATTGGATACTCTATGCGGGATATGGAATTTGATGAAAAGCTAAAAGATGAAATTTTTGATGTGAATAACTTCTTGTCAAAAGAGTTTGAAACCATCGCTTTCTGGTGGACTATGCCACCTGAATGGGAAGAGGAAATTATTTATAAAAATGCAAAGCATAATGCTAGATTAATAGAAGAATTCGTTTTCAAAAAAGGCAGATTATACGAAGGCAAGTATATCTATCATGACCTTGTTTTTGAAAATCTACTAAAGTTCAGGAAAGAAGGGGATATTGATGCATTTCATTTTGCAATCAAAGCCATAGAAAGCCTGTCAGCAAAACTGCACGAAAAAGAAAAAGAAGAATTAAAGGAATACATCAAAAGAATAAAAGAAAGAAAAAATGGCTTTCTGGGAGCACTTCACGGAGTAGAACATGCTCTTATTGGCATATATCCCTTGTATGCAATGAATGACAGATGGGATATCGGTGGACTTTCAACTCCATTTTTTGCAGAAACCGGAAAACCTACAATTTTTATCTATGATGGATATGAGGGGGGAGTCGGATACTCTGAAGTAGGTTTCAGAAAGCTGGAAGAAATGATGGAAAGCACATATAAAACAATCTCTAAATGCTCCTGTATAGCAGGTTGTCCTTCCTGTATCTATTCTCCCAAATGTGGAAACTCAAATGATTATCTGGACAAAACAGCCTCAATCCTTCTCTCTCATAAAATATTAAAAGAGTTTAATAAATAG